One Cucumis melo cultivar AY chromosome 8, USDA_Cmelo_AY_1.0, whole genome shotgun sequence genomic window, AGAGTGGTTGGTTCATTTTCTCTCTAATTTCAGTCTGCCCGGGTCATTTTTTAGCAAAAAAACAAATCCAACACTGGGAGGTCAGACTAATAAGAGAAGGGGAAAGAAAGGCTTGTCTCTCAATGAGGGGCCGTTAATGGGCTGTGGAGTTGGGCCCAAACCTAAGTTGTGTGGTTGGTTAGTAGAATATCAAGTGAGGGCCAGACGGAAGGTATTTTGAGGAGTATGCATCACAGAGAAACTGTCTAGGCATTGCTGTGGAAGCTGGAGAGTATGGATCCCTCGAATACTCAAGTTCTTGTTTTTCCCTTATCCTTTTTTGTGATCATTTCAGCTGGCTACTTTACCTAATTGGGCTTATAATCGTTGAAGGgaactatatattataatttgATGAAGTTCAATAGGACAATATTGTCTTGTTTATGCGCATGTGTGCTGGGAATTGCAATGTGCTGTTTGCAGGAGATACCTAACAAACACAGGCACAGAAAACCTCATAACCCTACCAGTCAGTTCCATAAGGACGCAACCTCAAATACCCAATCATCAGTTCCATAAGGAGCAAACCAAACAGCACCCCTTGCCATAGACAATAACATCTGCTAGAATCATCATTTTCCACTGATGTCATTGATTGGAAGGAAGCTTTCATAGTCCAATGATTTGCCCCATCGAGGGATGACTGGCCAACCAACAGAGCCGCTATAAGTCAACCCATGAACCGGATGCATCCTCAACCACTTTCAAGACACCAAGGCGCTCATAAAATGTTATCAATATAGTTGGagtccttttcttttttgggaattggtttTTTTTATGTCCAtgtattctttctttctttctttctttcttctttctcaatgaaagttgttttcaACAAATTAAGGAACAAAAATCTTACCAAGAAACAATAAATAACCACATAATCCAATAACCGTACGGGATACAGGAAAAAATTACTAAAGTAATGCTACAATTGAGACGCACCTGCAGCAGCACATTAAATGATTGAGGCTTCGTCAAAAGTACACACTTCAAAAAGCCTACCCACAATTTGGGATATTTCCATATCTGCAATAGCCCATTGCCAGATTGAGAATGGTGAAACCAAAACCAGTATTAATCTAAAACCAAAACAAGAATGGGATATTTCACTAAGTAATCTAAAAGTGAAAAAATATTGACCTGTTTGCCAACAAGACGTGATAGAATCTCCATTATAAAATCTACCtatagaaaagaaaacaaaaccagTATTAATAACATTAAAccaccaattcacccaaaaaggtggttgaagacaaatttaattatatatcactaacactcCCCCTTACTTGCGGGCTTGAAATATTATCAAGacccaacaagtggaaatcaattttaaCTGGGGAGGAAACGACAATGCAGGGACTTGAACGCAGGACCTCCCTAAACcacctgctctgataccatattaaaccaccaattcaCCAAAAACTTAAACTGGTGgtttgaaggcaaatttaattatatatcaccaacAAATAATTGGAAGATTgtggaagagaagaaagaaaacaacTGAATGCACTGCTTTTATGGTTTTTAGGCAGGATTCCATCATCTCCTGAACCCTTCCGTTTGCCTTTCTTTGGTCTCAACAGACCTCtcctttcttttctattttctttttagttaagaaaatgaagaaataaatGGATAACCTGAGATGGATCACCCAATCCATAATTCTGAATCATTTTAGTCTTAACATATTAGACTATTTTGGGAAAGAAACATATCACAACCTTTTTAGTCCTTTAATCAAGGTTGAGATAGTACAAGGGAAAATatatggattatgaaaatctaaAGATGCAAGCTCAACACAAATACGAGCACCTTAAATTTTAAGGTAAGGGCAGAGTCCATCAAATTGGGATTTTGAACGGAAGACTAACAAAGGAAATTTTTGTGTAATAAATAAAACATCATACTTCTATATTGACCTAGTAACGTGACAGATAGCATCTGTTACACACCAAAACTAGCAATAATCTTCAccacattttcatttttcaaaaattagtGACCAACGAGAGCAAGAGTCATAATCTTACCAGTGCTGGAAAAGTACCAATGGCTTGCAATACTGTGCGCATGAACAATAATGGAAGAGGGATCTGCTCAACCTGCACAGGACAAGCAGCTTGCTGTCATTTCAAAAAAGAGAAACCGTCTCCACGTGCTATTGAAGGACTCATCATGATCATACAAACCAATTGATTCAAAACTTTTGCAATGATTTGCTGGGTGAAAGTTTGACGGTGCTCAAAGCAAGCATTGCAGGCATCTGTGACCTGAAGGTGAAgcaaccaattgttcaataaggAGACACGGTTCTGTTTTAGATAGAGAAAATGAAGAGGGGCAACCTTCTTGAGAGGAATTCCATCTCTGTCAGGATCAATTCCATGAATAGCAATTAGAACTTCAGCTGGATTTAGAACCGGCCCAGACTGAGATGATCCCTGAGTAGGACATTGAAGGGAAATAAAATCAACATGTACCTTAGAACATAGCTTTTCAATGTGGTTCGGGCAAAACAAATGATTGACAATTTAACTTACGACAAAAAACCAAAAGTATCTAGAACAAGGGATTCAAATGTGAAAATGATTATATAGCCAAGctgataaaaaataataaatgaataGTTCTACTACTTTGCAGCTTATATAGCTAATTTACCAAAAACGAAAACTTTTCCTAGTCCATAGTacattcaattttttcttttcaagcaTTAACGAAAATAGCTTTATACTTGGAGAAAATAACATTTGCCTGTTAAATACTGCAAAGCTTAGGCATTAAACATATTCCCAGCTAAAACGAAGATCTACTTTAGTTGGTTGATGATGAGAGCCAGATTTTTATCTCCTGGAAAAAATGGAATAACACCACTGCATATGCTGCCAAGGAAGAGTGGGAAATTAATACCTGCAATATCCGTAGAAGTGCTGCTTGGAATTTGTCCCCTGGAAGATTCACAATCCGTGGGAAAATCATCATAAcctaacaaaataagaaaatgacTTTAGGGGATTTCAACTAATAGTAAACATTTTTGAAGCAACATGAGATGagaacaaaaaaattgaaagtcgTATTAGAACGAAATTTTGAAATGCAGAAAAATGAAAGACAATCATCAAGAAGTAACATGGAGGATATCAAAAGGGAACTGCAAAGTTTGAGAAGTCGGTCAGAGCTTTCTTCTGGTGCATATGGTCCAAAAGCAATAATCAGACTTTTTATGAAAGACTCTTTTGCAACTCTTGTgagaaatttttatttaagCATTTAACCGGTGCTAATATCATTGTTCACAAATTGCAGTCTAAACAACCGATTGATTATCTGGAACGCTTTTTATAACCTCCAGTTTTCTTCTATAGCCATTGGTCCTAGGTATTCATCTTATTAAAGAAGTAACATATGTCTGCTATCAAATGCTTGAAGGATAAGTCATATGGAAGATTGCTGAAAGCATCTACGCTAATTGGTAAAACAACAAATTCAAATCTATCATTTCAGTCCAGCAGTTTCAAGGAATCTTTAGAAACTAATCCAGATTTATGGGAAATTAGTTGTACCCATTTGCTAGCTCAAGCCCGTCCTACTAAGCAAGGCTCTCATTCCTCTCATCCTACGCAGTTTAAGTACGCTGAGTTTTCTTTTCCCGACTCGAAGGTAAAATTCTTGAGGGGCTCCCTGAGCAAAACCCCTCTCCATTCCTCTAGAGAAAAGGGGGAGCCCTCTTTCGACTTTCCTTTCAGCGTTAGTAGTGCAGAATTGGAGCAATTTGATAAGTTAGCCGAGCTCGAGGAGAGCAACGTTTTGAGCCTCTAGAAATGGATCTTAATGCCCTTTTCCAGTTCGACGGAGACCCAATTTTTGAAAACCTGCCCCTTGCTACTCGACCCTTACCCCAGTCTTGCGAAATACCGGATCATCTAAAGCCAATAGTAGGTGATTGTGGAATTATTCTAGTTTGATCCCTCAGACATCCATTGTAGTCCCTCCAGATTTGAACCATTGCTGCCTTTCCCACATTTCTCTCGCATGGGTGGATGAGTTTAAGCCTTGCTGTTTGTGGTAGCTTGCTTGTTATTGCTTTTGTGTTTTGGTCTCTGCTTTTAATGCTTGCAAAAGGGGAGTATTTTCTGGGGAGTTCTTTTGGAATCAGTTTCTGTTTGTTTTAGAAGATCTTTTAGAGTTTCTCTGAGTTCAGGTTGGCACTGACAAGAACATTTTTGAGGCGGCCAGCTGCTTCTCCTTGGCACTTCTCTTTCTCCTCTCATGTAGAAGATTTGGATGTGCAAGTTATCATATTCGAATGGGCTCCTCTTGATAGAGTTGACAAATTTGCTTTGTATTTAGTGCTTTGTATTTAGCTTTCTTCGGTGTGTTTCACCTTGAAAAGGCTTCATTCTGTTCGACTTCGTTTATTTAGGTTGTCTTCTTCTTGTTCCTATGTTTTCACTTTAGTTTGTATTCTCTCCTAGTTCTTTTGTTCTTAGTTCAATATACTTGTGCTTTGAGCTTAAGTCTCATattttatcattaataaaagagGCTTGTCtccgttaaaaaaaaaaacaaattcaaatAAACAAATTATCATCCACTATACAAGCTCAAAACATAGAGATACGCAGATACACTTTGATGAAGAAAAGCCATGAGAGAGGGAGGTTATGCACCTCATCTTTGGGTAGATATGGTAATACAGGGATCATAATCTCCACATCCTAAAAGCAACCAACACACATAACAGCCATTAGCAAAATAAGTACTTCGTTTATAGTGAGACTTTAAATCAGGACTTTAGGATCACAACCTAAATACCCTGAAAACTTTGGCCAGCTGTTACAATTGAGggaaatataatataaaaataaatcaataagGTTTAAGCTAAGAGCTTGATTGTCAAAATAGAATAATGCTTACCTTTAGTTTTGAATTGTATAGCTTGCTAATGGTAAAAACTAACTCCGATGAAGGAATAATCCCATCTGTCAGGATATGCAAAACCTAACATAGCAAAATATCAGGGAAGCAAAAAACAATCGTATGCCCCCATTTTCTTGGTCTCAGTGTATAATAGACATAGTTTATTTGATAGAGAAAAAACCTGCATAACAAGATTTTCACTTCCACTTGGAGGATCAGTAAGAATTTCAAGAAGATCTGAGGATGAGCCCATTGTGCGGACAAGTATAGGGATATGGTCATGGACAGCCTATAAAGAATACAGGTGATAAAAATTTCAGAAATCAAAACtcgtgagaaaaagaaaagcagcATTATAAAGTGGGACAAACCTGCTTAATTGCTTTTGAGGCATCTTTATACATGACAAAAATTTGGCGAAAAAGCGAGTGCTTCTGTATTTAGATTACACAAATAGACTATAAGCTTCGGAAAAAAGAAGTCATTTTCTCAAGACAAACTAAAATAACTACATTTGATTAGACAACCTCAAACCTTTGTACAAAGTGCAAAATACAAGGACATCCGACGCTGGGCCTCAGAGATTGGAAGAGATGTGTCAGCTTGTGAAATAGATGAAGGATGGGTATCAGAAGAAATATCTTTACTGATGGCACTAGATTCAACTAAAGATTTTTCTGGATGAGCATCCTGCTAAATAAGTAACAAATGCCAAAATCAATTCTAAATTTCCAGACTGCCAAGTAACAACAAAGTTAATTAAATAGTTGAAACATCAAAATTAGGTAAGATGTAATACTTGAGCTCCAGAATCGGGAATTCTAACTAAAATTTGGAGGTCCTTATTCAACTAAATAAGACAATTAAAATTACAATTGTGTAATGCTCAATTTTGGCATCTTATACTTGACACAacaatttttctctttctttttccttttttttttttttagtgcaTTGCTATATGAAAACAAACCTTATATGATTCTGATGCTAGTCCATCAGCATCAGTCATATCTGTAGCAAGGTCACTAATGGCAGAAAGCAGCATTTCCTTAGAAAAATCTTCTATTCGTTGAGAAATGGATGGTATAGGATAAAGTTTGTTAGCAACCTACAAAAAGAGAGAACTTAAGCAACAGAAAACGATTATTTTGTTGTATATTAAGTTGTCAGCAAATTACCAGACGAATTGCCTTCATCCTCACTTCCTCGGAGAGATGTACCGTGCTCTTTCATGGTAAAAAGAGAGTCAAAGTGAGATCAAATGACAGGGAAAAGGCTCTTAGAGCAAAATGGGTGGGGGTGAAGGAAGAGAAGAACCCTCCAAACATCACATGCTTTAATAGAAATTGCAGACtttaacaagaaaaaaaaaaggtattacAAATGATCCAGATTAATcacaaataaacaaataaaatattagaaaagAAACATCAAATACGAATTCATATCTAGTTTGTAGTCAAAAATGAACAAACCAATAAGATTTATCATCTGCATTTAGACAATAAATAATACTGCAAGTCTACGTTACAAAGAAAATAACTGAAGTGAACAGAAACTGTGAactaaaagttaaaataatgGATGAACAATCTGTGAACTAAAAAGTCTAGGTTACAAAGAAAATAACTGAAGTGAACAGAAACTGAAATAAGTTTGAGGAAATAAAAACCTGTAAGGCAATTTTCAAGCAGACATCACGAATAGGGGGTCTCAACAAAATCAAACTCCACACTGCACTAAGACCTTGAGTTACACGATCACCACTATGAGTATCCTTATCTGCATTTTCACTGTTTCCAGGAGAGCACATGCATTCCAAGAGGTTTATGACTGACTTGGGTAGATAAGGAGCTTCGCCAAGTAACCTACTTAATGACTTGTCTGATGGAGGAAAAGAATCTTTAAGTGTTTCTGCCTGCatgaaaaaacaaattattcaCATATATACAAAATAATACCTCCAAGAAATAGGGTCACAAGGCACACACCACAGTGAGCAGAAATGTCTCATATACTGAAGCAGCAGTTGTAGATGTAAAGAAATCGTGTTCCTCTTCTGCTTCTCCAAATAACCTATACAGAACCCGCAAAGTCAACTCGTGTCCCTGAACCAATTGTTATAGTCAGCATGTATGAATTTAGTTGAATACtgagagaagaaaataaaagataaagagaagagagagaaaccaataGACATCTCATTCAAGCTCGCACATGATAACTTAGTTTACTAAATGAAACATAACTTAAATTTCTGGCAAACCAAGCACACAAACCAATATAATTTGTTTTCCaatgcaaaaggaaaataatagcAGACTTAAAGTAACCAAGGCAGGAGTATACTTCAATAGCAGAGTAGGACACTTTTATTCAATAAGAATAAGTGGGAGTAACATTGTCCAAATAGATGTAGGAGCAAACCCTAAGAGATTCAAGCTAGAGTTGCCTTTGATCAATAGTTTTAACTTTTAACGTCTTTAACAATATTCATACTCTAGGCTTTATACTACAACACAGATGCAGGGAATAGAACTTTAGCGAGACTGAAGTTAAAAAATTGATGTTAACAAGAGCTCAGGAGTACTCAAGGTACTTAGAGAccaaaaggaaagaatatttacTATAGTATAATGCCTTACTAAGCAGCATGGACACGACACAACACAGCAATACgccaattaaaaataaaataaactaggACACAGACACATTGGGGATGCTCTTTCTTGTTagggaaaaatatttttttggtCTCTACTTTTGGATCTAGTTTTTGTTTAGTCCTTAGGTTTTAAAATGTTACTTTTAGTCTTCAAgtttttagtttgattttaatttagtccCAAGTAAACTATGACAATTTTGACCTCGAGATTTAAGTTTGGTTTCAACTTGGTTCTTAGGTTTCAAGATTTACAATTTAACctcaatttttcattaaatactCACTTTCAGTGTCTAAGTCCAttgattaatttaaaacaaTCATTAGAAGTATATTTAATTCTCATCCTATTTGCATCACTgttaaaataaatttcaaattttcacttttaattaattagtagacATCAATGCCAAAGATTGAAAATGAGTATctagtaaaaaaaaagtgttaaaaGTGTAAATCTTGAAACCTACGGattaaattgaaacaaaacttaaatctcaagggtaaaattgtaacattttgaaacttaGAGACTAAAATGAAATCGAACTCGAAACTCAAGGACTAAAATGTTAACATTTTGAAACCGATGGACCAAATGGAAACTATACCCAAGACCTGGGTTCAAAAAGGCACTTTCCcctttttctaattatttttctaGAATAGGTATAAATTCAACATAAAACACCAAATGCACTCCACAAAAGAAACATAAAATGTCAAGTGAATTAACAATGGtaacttcaatttttttggTTAACAAAATGagcttttcttttgttttttgtaatcTTAGTTTAAACATATAAAAGATTTGGGCTTTAAACGTGGATCCAGCGTAAAAGGTTGGACCATTTTCTCTTTTAAGAAAATTCAGTGTCCATAAAATGTCCTAAACGTATCCACATATCtgaattgaaaataaatatataaaaataggCACAGAAATTTGAGTCGGACACATATCCAGAGCATTTTTTAAGTGTCCGTGTCTGGCACGAAGACTCCCCCTAAAATGAAGTGTTTGTGCTTCCTAGAGGTCTTATATATCTTTGCAAATGATGACAGTTGCACATATTGCacataagaaaaaaatagtAATTGAAGTCATGAACCCATATGGATTTAAAACATTACTGTAAGCACAAAAAGATGTTTTATACAATGACAGAGCGTGAAGGGAAGGACAAAGGGAAATAGAACGTTAAGTGTGAAACTGGAAAATTTTGTAGAAGCCTTATTCTAAGATAAATCCTCACCTCATTATTTACATAATCAGCCAATATATGGTTTTGCAACACTTTCCAAGCCTCTAATTCCAAAGGATACTGCCcaagaagaaacaaataaaaaaaagttaaatttttaTGTCCTTGGATAGATAACTATTGCAAAGAGACAAGTACAGAATGAGCACAATCTGAAGTAAGATGAGCTTCCAACCAAATTGAATGAATTAAACCATGGAATATGAAAATCATAAACTTGGAAAACATCTCAACATTTAAGAAACTACGATGCACACAAAGAAGTACAACCGTAAAGTTCACAATATCATAGCTTGAACAAAAGTATCAGTATAAGTTCAAAAATTGTTCAGTGCCCATCAGGAGAAATACAACTGTAAAGAAACACGCTTACTTAAATTTTGGGGAATTTTACTTCCCAAATTTGAAATAGAGGTTGTTCTTAtaagaagaaattaaaaaaaaaacatttgttgCATTCCAATCCAAATGTATAAATCTGCCCCTTATGATCAATATGTGACAAGAGAAACTCATTTGGTTGCAAAGGCCAAGGTAATGGAATGGTAAAAGGACTTCACGTGCGACCTCACTCTCATAGTATATGGTAGGTGAAGGGCATGATTAATCAGCTCAAGAGTTGTCAAATTTGAGAACGTGAACATGCTGCATTAGTAACAGTTAAGTGTATGATGTGAATAGAGAGTGCTGAATAAAATATGGATCATTTAACCAGACCAGCCTggaaatcaaattcaatttaagGAGAAACATTTCTCATAACCACACACGAGAAAAAATCAATACCTCCACTCCTAAATATGCCAAAAGAGAAAAGCGGGCTTGTGAACCTCCAGCAACTGCTATTTGCTTATATGCCTCAACAATTCGCACAAATGCCAGTTTTAGTAATTCATCCTTCTCTTCATCTACAAGGTCAACAACAGGTGCTGACATCTTGGGCAAGACCAACTGGAAAGACACTCCCGCAGAAGTTGCAGTTGAAGAAGCCAAGCTGTTAACGTCGGAAACAACTGCCTTTGGACTAAGCTCCTCTGATTTTTCTCCTGATAATTTCGAGGAGGTTAGATCCAAAGTTGAAATGTTCTCTTGATTAGATTCATCGAAACCAGATGATGCAAGTGAGGGAGTAACAACGGTATCTGACATCCCATCACTTTGAACAGATGAATCAAGTCCAGGTATCCCACTCTCTAAATTGCCCATATCATGTATACTAGATGGAATGATTGAGCAAACTTCTTCCGCTCCAGATATTGAAGTTTTGGAACCAGGTAAACTAGTTGGTGTAATGGCATTTTCAGAATCATGATTTGTCCCAGCGCTGTCGACAATAGGAACTGGAACTGCATTGTGGTCTTCTTCCTCTTCAGGTTTCTAGGGATGagattaaaaacaaaaattaagaaGAGGACaatgcaaaagaaaaaagaaattacataATTAACAACCTAATA contains:
- the LOC103502136 gene encoding uncharacterized protein LOC103502136 isoform X3 — translated: MIGEIGFKHIDLLPQIVPLLITVLTDDTPAVVRQSITCAIDLFRISLVKIAMKGLYSSEIDNSLQSLWTWMLKFKEEIYSIAVHGNGGMSLLALKFVVEVILLYTPDPSVSTEPPACEENSVDFNISWLRGGHPILKIRDLSTEASQSLGLLLDQLRFPKVKSLNNTKIIVLINSLSTIANRRPAFYGRILPVLLGLDRSGTIFNGLHAPGVHFALKNAFLNCLKCTHPGALPWRDPLIGAVREMKVRGGADPSLHQVSTVNGSVKEEQGDDHLDEKAAVLRTSNIMHNNLGRKRAGETVSCDLSEDGNGSGKRARPTTNVSDTEEPSKEIGRSTVVSKQNASSSGTLPTEDVDTGPAQQLVTMFGALVAQGEKAIGSLQILISSISADLLAELVIANMRFLPPHQPDTGGGELLQNMCIVGSDVQAKYPSSFVADVLSLSSTFPPIASLFDSSRSLSDHMKPEEEEDHNAVPVPIVDSAGTNHDSENAITPTSLPGSKTSISGAEEVCSIIPSSIHDMGNLESGIPGLDSSVQSDGMSDTVVTPSLASSGFDESNQENISTLDLTSSKLSGEKSEELSPKAVVSDVNSLASSTATSAGVSFQLVLPKMSAPVVDLVDEEKDELLKLAFVRIVEAYKQIAVAGGSQARFSLLAYLGVEYPLELEAWKVLQNHILADYVNNEGHELTLRVLYRLFGEAEEEHDFFTSTTAASVYETFLLTVAETLKDSFPPSDKSLSRLLGEAPYLPKSVINLLECMCSPGNSENADKDTHSGDRVTQGLSAVWSLILLRPPIRDVCLKIALQSTVHLSEEVRMKAIRLVANKLYPIPSISQRIEDFSKEMLLSAISDLATDMTDADGLASESYKQDAHPEKSLVESSAISKDISSDTHPSSISQADTSLPISEAQRRMSLYFALCTKKHSLFRQIFVMYKDASKAIKQAVHDHIPILVRTMGSSSDLLEILTDPPSGSENLVMQVLHILTDGIIPSSELVFTISKLYNSKLKDVEIMIPVLPYLPKDEVMMIFPRIVNLPGDKFQAALLRILQGSSQSGPVLNPAEVLIAIHGIDPDRDGIPLKKVTDACNACFEHRQTFTQQIIAKVLNQLVEQIPLPLLFMRTVLQAIGTFPALVDFIMEILSRLVGKQIWKYPKLWVGFLKCVLLTKPQSFNVLLQLPPAQLENALNKTAALKAPLVAHASQPNIQSTLPRAVLTVLGITLDAQNSSQVQSSQTNMVDSSNSEKEVAVPEKSKESSVAG
- the LOC103502136 gene encoding uncharacterized protein LOC103502136 isoform X1, translating into MVGMVMAVNSRERLYGLINSTKIASDIPSKLARLRQLKNVLLPEDPVLLSELLPRILELQSDRFSPIRKFVTEMIGEIGFKHIDLLPQIVPLLITVLTDDTPAVVRQSITCAIDLFRISLVKIAMKGLYSSEIDNSLQSLWTWMLKFKEEIYSIAVHGNGGMSLLALKFVVEVILLYTPDPSVSTEPPACEENSVDFNISWLRGGHPILKIRDLSTEASQSLGLLLDQLRFPKVKSLNNTKIIVLINSLSTIANRRPAFYGRILPVLLGLDRSGTIFNGLHAPGVHFALKNAFLNCLKCTHPGALPWRDPLIGAVREMKVRGGADPSLHQVSTVNGSVKEEQGDDHLDEKAAVLRTSNIMHNNLGRKRAGETVSCDLSEDGNGSGKRARPTTNVSDTEEPSKEIGRSTVVSKQNASSSGTLPTEDVDTGPAQQLVTMFGALVAQGEKAIGSLQILISSISADLLAELVIANMRFLPPHQPDTGGGELLQNMCIVGSDVQAKYPSSFVADVLSLSSTFPPIASLFDSSRSLSDHMKPEEEEDHNAVPVPIVDSAGTNHDSENAITPTSLPGSKTSISGAEEVCSIIPSSIHDMGNLESGIPGLDSSVQSDGMSDTVVTPSLASSGFDESNQENISTLDLTSSKLSGEKSEELSPKAVVSDVNSLASSTATSAGVSFQLVLPKMSAPVVDLVDEEKDELLKLAFVRIVEAYKQIAVAGGSQARFSLLAYLGVEYPLELEAWKVLQNHILADYVNNEGHELTLRVLYRLFGEAEEEHDFFTSTTAASVYETFLLTVAETLKDSFPPSDKSLSRLLGEAPYLPKSVINLLECMCSPGNSENADKDTHSGDRVTQGLSAVWSLILLRPPIRDVCLKIALQSTVHLSEEVRMKAIRLVANKLYPIPSISQRIEDFSKEMLLSAISDLATDMTDADGLASESYKQDAHPEKSLVESSAISKDISSDTHPSSISQADTSLPISEAQRRMSLYFALCTKKHSLFRQIFVMYKDASKAIKQAVHDHIPILVRTMGSSSDLLEILTDPPSGSENLVMQVLHILTDGIIPSSELVFTISKLYNSKLKDVEIMIPVLPYLPKDEVMMIFPRIVNLPGDKFQAALLRILQGSSQSGPVLNPAEVLIAIHGIDPDRDGIPLKKVTDACNACFEHRQTFTQQIIAKVLNQLVEQIPLPLLFMRTVLQAIGTFPALVDFIMEILSRLVGKQIWKYPKLWVGFLKCVLLTKPQSFNVLLQLPPAQLENALNKTAALKAPLVAHASQPNIQSTLPRAVLTVLGITLDAQNSSQVQSSQTNMVDSSNSEKEVAVPEKSKESSVAG
- the LOC103502136 gene encoding uncharacterized protein LOC103502136 isoform X2; translation: MVGMVMAVNSRERLYGLINSTKIASDIPSKLARLRQLKNVLLPEDPVLLSELLPRILELQSDRFSPIRKFVTEMIGEIGFKHIDLLPQIVPLLITVLTDDTPAVVRQSITCAIDLFRISLVKIAMKGLYSSEIDNSLQSLWTWMLKFKEEIYSIAVHGNGGMSLLALKFVVEVILLYTPDPSVSTEPPACEENSVDFNISWLRGGHPILKIRDLSTEASQSLGLLLDQLRFPKVKSLNNTKIIVLINSLSTIANRRPAFYGRILPVLLGLDRSGTIFNGLHAPGVHFALKNAFLNCLKCTHPGALPWRDPLIGAVREMKVRGGADPSLHQVSTVNGSVKEEQGDDHLDEKAAVLRTSNIMHNNLGRKRAGETVSCDLSEDGNGSGKRARPTTNVSDTEEPSKEIGRSTVVSKQNASSSGTLPTEDVDTGPAQQLVTMFGALVAQGEKAIGSLQILISSISADLLAELVIANMRFLPPHQPDTGGGELLQNMCIVGSDVQAKYPSSFVADVLSLSSTFPPIASLFDSSRSLSDHMKPEEEEDHNAVPVPIVDSAGTNHDSENAITPTSLPGSKTSISGAEEVCSIIPSSIHDMGNLESGIPGLDSSVQSDGMSDTVVTPSLASSGFDESNQENISTLDLTSSKLSGEKSEELSPKAVVSDVNSLASSTATSAGVSFQLVLPKMSAPVVDLVDEEKDELLKLAFVRIVEAYKQIAVAGGSQARFSLLAYLGVEYPLELEAWKVLQNHILADYVNNEGHELTLRVLYRLFGEAEEEHDFFTSTTAASVYETFLLTVAETLKDSFPPSDKSLSRLLGEAPYLPKSVINLLECMCSPGNSENADKDTHSGDRVTQGLSAVWSLILLRPPIRDVCLKIALQSTVHLSEEVRMKAIRLVANKLYPIPSISQRIEDFSKEMLLSAISDLATDMTDADGLASESYKDAHPEKSLVESSAISKDISSDTHPSSISQADTSLPISEAQRRMSLYFALCTKKHSLFRQIFVMYKDASKAIKQAVHDHIPILVRTMGSSSDLLEILTDPPSGSENLVMQVLHILTDGIIPSSELVFTISKLYNSKLKDVEIMIPVLPYLPKDEVMMIFPRIVNLPGDKFQAALLRILQGSSQSGPVLNPAEVLIAIHGIDPDRDGIPLKKVTDACNACFEHRQTFTQQIIAKVLNQLVEQIPLPLLFMRTVLQAIGTFPALVDFIMEILSRLVGKQIWKYPKLWVGFLKCVLLTKPQSFNVLLQLPPAQLENALNKTAALKAPLVAHASQPNIQSTLPRAVLTVLGITLDAQNSSQVQSSQTNMVDSSNSEKEVAVPEKSKESSVAG